Proteins found in one Cytophagia bacterium CHB2 genomic segment:
- a CDS encoding cytochrome c: MRSRGLRRTLIESFLLLSTAGLFVACEHDTATAPLPPAGLQATLSSIQANIFTPKCALAGCHVAGGGAPMSLASGDSYLSLIGAAGTGVPSANPNYSGKLRAAPGNANVSVLYLKVIGDNSVGGVGGRMPPSGALSQAETDSIAAWINAGAQNN; encoded by the coding sequence ATGAGATCAAGGGGTTTGCGCAGAACCTTGATAGAAAGTTTTTTGCTGTTGAGTACAGCGGGTTTGTTTGTGGCTTGTGAACATGATACCGCAACAGCCCCGCTGCCGCCCGCTGGGCTGCAAGCCACATTGTCCAGCATTCAAGCGAATATTTTCACGCCGAAGTGCGCTCTTGCCGGCTGTCATGTTGCCGGCGGTGGCGCGCCCATGTCGCTGGCAAGTGGAGATTCTTATTTAAGCTTGATTGGTGCAGCCGGAACCGGCGTACCTTCAGCAAATCCTAATTATTCTGGAAAACTTCGTGCGGCTCCGGGTAATGCCAATGTCAGCGTGTTGTATTTAAAAGTCATCGGTGACAACAGCGTCGGCGGCGTCGGCGGGCGCATGCCTCCCAGTGGCGCTTTGAGTCAGGCGGAAACGGATTCAATTGCCGCCTGGATCAATGCCGGCGCACAAAACAATTGA